A window of Macrobrachium rosenbergii isolate ZJJX-2024 chromosome 15, ASM4041242v1, whole genome shotgun sequence contains these coding sequences:
- the 14-3-3epsilon gene encoding 14-3-3 protein epsilon isoform X3 translates to MTEREDNVYRAKLAEQAERYDEMVEAMKMVASMDVELTVEERNLLSVAYKNVIGARRASWRIISSIEQKEENKGGEEKLEMIRTYRTQVEKELKDICSDILGLLDKHLIPTASAGESRVFFYKMKGDYHRYLAEFATANDRKAAAENSLVAYKAASDIAMTELPPTHPIRLGLALNFSVFYYEILNSPERACRLAKAAFDDAIAELDTLSEESYKDSTLIMQLLRDNLTLWTSDMQGEAGEGEQKEQVQDVEDQDVS, encoded by the exons AGATGGTCGAGGCCATGAAGATGGTTGCGTCTATGGACGTTGAACTCACTGTTGAGGAGCGAAACCTTTTATCAGTCGCTTACAAAAATGTCATCGGTGCCAGACGTGCATCTTGGAGGATCATCTCTTCCAtagaacagaaagaagaaaacaaaggtgGTGAAGAGAAATTGGAAATGATTCGAACATACAGGACACAG GTGGAAAAGGAGCTGAAGGACATCTGTTCTGACATCCTTGGGTTGTTAGACAAGCACCTTATACCAACGGCATCAGCTGGAGAAAGCAGAGTATTCTTTTACAAGATGAAAGGTGATTACCACAG GTATCTTGCAGAGTTTGCCACTGCAAATGACAGGAAAGCAGCAGCTGAAAACTCTCTTGTTGCTTACAAAGCTGCTAGTGACATTGCAATGACAGAACTGCCTCCTACGCATCCTATTcg gCTTGGTTTGGCGCTGAACTTCTCAGTGTTCTATTATGAAATTCTGAATAGTCCAGAACGGGCATGTCGTCTTGCCAAGGCAGCTTTTGACGATGCGATTGCAGAGCTAGATACTTTATCAGAAGAAAGCTACAAAGATTCAACGTTGATAATGCAGCTCTTGCGGGATAACTTAACGTTATGGACTTCAGATATGCAGGGTGAAG caggagaaggagaacagaAGGAACAGGTTCAGGATGTGGAAGATCAAGATGTGAGCTAA
- the 14-3-3epsilon gene encoding 14-3-3 protein epsilon isoform X1: MTEREDNVYRAKLAEQAERYDEMVEAMKMVASMDVELTVEERNLLSVAYKNVIGARRASWRIISSIEQKEENKGGEEKLEMIRTYRTQVEKELKDICSDILGLLDKHLIPTASAGESRVFFYKMKGDYHRYLAESATGNDKKNEEGYLAEFATANDRKAAAENSLVAYKAASDIAMTELPPTHPIRLGLALNFSVFYYEILNSPERACRLAKAAFDDAIAELDTLSEESYKDSTLIMQLLRDNLTLWTSDMQGEAGEGEQKEQVQDVEDQDVS, translated from the exons AGATGGTCGAGGCCATGAAGATGGTTGCGTCTATGGACGTTGAACTCACTGTTGAGGAGCGAAACCTTTTATCAGTCGCTTACAAAAATGTCATCGGTGCCAGACGTGCATCTTGGAGGATCATCTCTTCCAtagaacagaaagaagaaaacaaaggtgGTGAAGAGAAATTGGAAATGATTCGAACATACAGGACACAG GTGGAAAAGGAGCTGAAGGACATCTGTTCTGACATCCTTGGGTTGTTAGACAAGCACCTTATACCAACGGCATCAGCTGGAGAAAGCAGAGTATTCTTTTACAAGATGAAAGGTGATTACCACAG GTATCTTGCTGAGTCTGCCACTGGCAACGACAAGAAGAATGAAGAGGG GTATCTTGCAGAGTTTGCCACTGCAAATGACAGGAAAGCAGCAGCTGAAAACTCTCTTGTTGCTTACAAAGCTGCTAGTGACATTGCAATGACAGAACTGCCTCCTACGCATCCTATTcg gCTTGGTTTGGCGCTGAACTTCTCAGTGTTCTATTATGAAATTCTGAATAGTCCAGAACGGGCATGTCGTCTTGCCAAGGCAGCTTTTGACGATGCGATTGCAGAGCTAGATACTTTATCAGAAGAAAGCTACAAAGATTCAACGTTGATAATGCAGCTCTTGCGGGATAACTTAACGTTATGGACTTCAGATATGCAGGGTGAAG caggagaaggagaacagaAGGAACAGGTTCAGGATGTGGAAGATCAAGATGTGAGCTAA
- the 14-3-3epsilon gene encoding 14-3-3 protein epsilon isoform X4, whose product MTEREDNVYRAKLAEQAERYDEMVEAMKMVASMDVELTVEERNLLSVAYKNVIGARRASWRIISSIEQKEENKGGEEKLEMIRTYRTQVEKELKDICSDILGLLDKHLIPTASAGESRVFFYKMKGDYHRYLAEFATANDRKAAAENSLVAYKAASDIAMTELPPTHPIRLGLALNFSVFYYEILNSPERACRLAKAAFDDAIAELDTLSEESYKDSTLIMQLLRDNLTLWTSDMQGEGEGEQKEQVQDVEDQDVS is encoded by the exons AGATGGTCGAGGCCATGAAGATGGTTGCGTCTATGGACGTTGAACTCACTGTTGAGGAGCGAAACCTTTTATCAGTCGCTTACAAAAATGTCATCGGTGCCAGACGTGCATCTTGGAGGATCATCTCTTCCAtagaacagaaagaagaaaacaaaggtgGTGAAGAGAAATTGGAAATGATTCGAACATACAGGACACAG GTGGAAAAGGAGCTGAAGGACATCTGTTCTGACATCCTTGGGTTGTTAGACAAGCACCTTATACCAACGGCATCAGCTGGAGAAAGCAGAGTATTCTTTTACAAGATGAAAGGTGATTACCACAG GTATCTTGCAGAGTTTGCCACTGCAAATGACAGGAAAGCAGCAGCTGAAAACTCTCTTGTTGCTTACAAAGCTGCTAGTGACATTGCAATGACAGAACTGCCTCCTACGCATCCTATTcg gCTTGGTTTGGCGCTGAACTTCTCAGTGTTCTATTATGAAATTCTGAATAGTCCAGAACGGGCATGTCGTCTTGCCAAGGCAGCTTTTGACGATGCGATTGCAGAGCTAGATACTTTATCAGAAGAAAGCTACAAAGATTCAACGTTGATAATGCAGCTCTTGCGGGATAACTTAACGTTATGGACTTCAGATATGCAGGGTGAAG gagaaggagaacagaAGGAACAGGTTCAGGATGTGGAAGATCAAGATGTGAGCTAA
- the 14-3-3epsilon gene encoding 14-3-3 protein epsilon isoform X2 — MTEREDNVYRAKLAEQAERYDEMVEAMKMVASMDVELTVEERNLLSVAYKNVIGARRASWRIISSIEQKEENKGGEEKLEMIRTYRTQVEKELKDICSDILGLLDKHLIPTASAGESRVFFYKMKGDYHRYLAESATGNDKKNEEGYLAEFATANDRKAAAENSLVAYKAASDIAMTELPPTHPIRLGLALNFSVFYYEILNSPERACRLAKAAFDDAIAELDTLSEESYKDSTLIMQLLRDNLTLWTSDMQGEGEGEQKEQVQDVEDQDVS; from the exons AGATGGTCGAGGCCATGAAGATGGTTGCGTCTATGGACGTTGAACTCACTGTTGAGGAGCGAAACCTTTTATCAGTCGCTTACAAAAATGTCATCGGTGCCAGACGTGCATCTTGGAGGATCATCTCTTCCAtagaacagaaagaagaaaacaaaggtgGTGAAGAGAAATTGGAAATGATTCGAACATACAGGACACAG GTGGAAAAGGAGCTGAAGGACATCTGTTCTGACATCCTTGGGTTGTTAGACAAGCACCTTATACCAACGGCATCAGCTGGAGAAAGCAGAGTATTCTTTTACAAGATGAAAGGTGATTACCACAG GTATCTTGCTGAGTCTGCCACTGGCAACGACAAGAAGAATGAAGAGGG GTATCTTGCAGAGTTTGCCACTGCAAATGACAGGAAAGCAGCAGCTGAAAACTCTCTTGTTGCTTACAAAGCTGCTAGTGACATTGCAATGACAGAACTGCCTCCTACGCATCCTATTcg gCTTGGTTTGGCGCTGAACTTCTCAGTGTTCTATTATGAAATTCTGAATAGTCCAGAACGGGCATGTCGTCTTGCCAAGGCAGCTTTTGACGATGCGATTGCAGAGCTAGATACTTTATCAGAAGAAAGCTACAAAGATTCAACGTTGATAATGCAGCTCTTGCGGGATAACTTAACGTTATGGACTTCAGATATGCAGGGTGAAG gagaaggagaacagaAGGAACAGGTTCAGGATGTGGAAGATCAAGATGTGAGCTAA